From a single Mus musculus strain C57BL/6J chromosome 12, GRCm38.p6 C57BL/6J genomic region:
- the Plekhg3 gene encoding pleckstrin homology domain-containing family G member 3 isoform X2: MGALLRKANLPEVTAPGSDARMPVSTALHQDGSQERPRSLVSTTSSSGSSRDSHSAMEEPTGSEASAQNGTGSPWDRHVPNSNNNSSGWLNMKGPLSPFNGRAGTSPAYHKLSYLGRVVREIVETERMYVQDLRSIVEDYLLKIIDTPGLLKPEQVSALFGNIESIYALNSQLLRDLDSCNSDPVAVASCFVERSQEFDIYTQYCNNYPNSVAALTECMQDKQQAKFFRDRQELLQHSLPLGSYLLKPVQRVLKYHLLLQEIAKHFDEEEDGFEVVEDAIDTMTCVAWYINDMKRRHEHAVRLQEIQSLLINWKGPDLTTYGELVLEATFRVHRVRNDRTFFLFDKILLITKKRGDHFVYKGHIPCSSLMLIESTRDSLCFTVTHYKHSKQQYSIQAKTVEEKRSWTHHIKRLILENHHATIPQKAKEAILEMDSYYPSRYRCSPERMKKAWSSQDEVSSHVRQGRRQSEPTRHLLRQLSEKARAVGMKHAGSAGALLDFGQPAHAQKQQPEAERAAREELEEEEELVEEEEQRQQSFSGSLEGLAGHDGSEKVPGPELPGSEEEEEEEESLAVAEQVADFASSLLAALHCWHYRANALLFSRGAMGKRHRESEGSKGCRRPSNRSPTSAEKRMSFESVSSLPEVETDPEPGAEQEAFAALEGPSTEEMPSDPEFPEALETQLHAPKGLLGVDNPAAVVDFVEPEGSEDLKPLSSEEEEEEEMEAAQEPESLLPPSVLDQASVIAERFASSFSRRSSLAIEDGKSSGLGTPRLISRSSSVLSLEGSDKGLARWSSIGDSLSNPPTPEVIIGADMVTDNGPSVNGTESPSAGSGCPTEQDRSSCKKKESALSTRDRQLLDKIKNYYENAEHHDAGFSIRRRESLSYIPKGLVRSSVSRFNSLPKPDSEPAAPVGYKRPGSSRPASWTLFDLPGPRTDKGDPAPITDAEFCPSSEIAKIWERMESSERSPRTGSGQSQANGFELQEPLFILEEHELGAITEESAVASPESASPTEQPSPAHLARELKELVKELSSSVQGELVTPLHPRIVQLSHVMDSHVSERVKNKVYQLARQYSLRIKNIKAARPPLQWEKVTPDQEEQVPSISGLPEEAGELSGGKARRKPVLSLLSYEQLVAQEHGTSKSSAAVETSPRRFSFSPSAVSPRTTSPGARSSARSPLSPFDTETFNWPDVRELCSKYTSHDKTAQVESSWPRSLLVNRSRSLPENIVEPPMSGKADRCCGLNTHRRLGDGEASQPPLPESPPQSQLNGGDALYVTADLTLENNQRVIIMEKGPHPSSTVGLEEDSGKESSSPVALKGQGQGFQASAEYQPKEHGPRDSADTNKQGRVRNLREKFQALNSVG; the protein is encoded by the exons ATGGGAGCCCTTTTGAGGAAAGCG AATCTCCCCGAGGTGACAGCCCCAGGCAGCGATGCCAGGATGCCCGTCTCCACTGCCCTCCACCAAGATGGCAGCCAGGAGCGGCCACGAAGCCTAGTGTCCACCACTTCTTCATCTGGCTCCTCCCGTGACAGTCACAGTGCCATGGAGGAGCCCACTGGCTCGGAGGCTTCAGCCCAGAATGGGACAGGCTCCCCTTGGGACCGGCATGTtcccaacagcaacaacaactccAGTGGCTGGCTGAACATGAAGGGACCTCTCTCCCCATTCAACGGCCGTGCAGGGACAAGTCCTGCCTACCACAAGCTCAGCTATCTGGGCCGGGTGGTGAgagagatcgtggaaacagaGCGCATGTATGTGCAGGACCTACGGAGCATTGTGGAG GACTACCTCTTGAAGATCATTGACACTCCAGGACTCCTGAAGCCAGAGCAAGTCAGCGCCCTCTTTGGGAACATAGAGAGCATATATGCACTGAACAG CCAGCTTCTCAGAGACCTGGACAGCTGCAATAGTGACCCTGTGGCAGTGGCCAGCTGCTTCGTGGAAAGG AGCCAAGAGTTTGATATATACACTCAGTATTGCAACAACTACCCCAA CTCAGTGGCAGCCCTCACAGAGTGCATGCAAGACAAGCAACAAGCTAAGTTCTTCAGAGATcggcaggagctgctgcagcaCTCCCTGCCTCTGGGCTCCTACCTGCTGAAGCCGGTCCAGCGCGTCCTGAAGTACCACCTGCTGCTCCAG GAAATTGCCAAACATTTTGATGAGGAAGAGGATGGCTTCGAGGTGGTGGAGGATGCCATCGACACCATGACGTGCGTGGCCTGGTACATCAACGACATGAAGAGGAGGCATGAGCACGCAGTTCGGCTACAG GAGATCCAGTCACTGCTCATTAACTGGAAGGGACCGGACCTGACCACTTACGGGGAGCTGGTCCTGGAAGCCACCTTTCGTGTGCACCGCGTGCGCAATGACAGAACTTTCTTCCTCTTTGACAAGATACTGCTCATTACCAAGAAGCGAGGCGACCACTTTGTCTACAAGGGCCACATTCCG TGCTCCTCACTGATGCTGATCGAAAGCACCAGAGACTCTCTCTGCTTCACTGTCACCCACTATAAGCACAGCAAACAACAATACAGTATCCAG GCCAAGACCGTGGAGGAGAAACGGAGCTGGACTCACCACATCAAGAGGCTCATCTTGGAGAACCACCATGCCACCATACCCCAGAAG GCCAAGGAAGCCATCTTGGAAATGGACTCCTATT ATCCCAGTCGGTATCGCTGCAGCCCAGAGCGGATGAAAAAGGCCTGGTCCTCCCAGGATGAGGTGTCTAGCCACGTGCGCCAAGGACGTCGGCAGTCTG AGCCCACCAGACACCTGCTCAGGCAACTGAGTGAGAAAG CCAGAGCAGTGGGAATGAAG CATGCAGGCAGTGCTGGAGCCCTCTTGGACTTTGGGCAGCCAGCCCATGCACAGAAGCAGCAGCCAGAGGCTGAGAGGGCCGCCAGGGAAGAgcttgaggaagaggaggagctggtggaggaggaagaacagcgGCAGCAGAGCTTCTCGGGCTCCCTGGAGGGCCTTGCAGGGCATGATGGCAGCGAGAAGGTGCCTGGGCCAGAGCTCCCGGgctcggaggaggaggaggaggaagaagagagtctAGCAGTGGCGGAGCAGGTAGCTGACTTTGCCAGCTCCCTGCTGGCCGCCCTGCACTGCTGGCACTATCGGGCCAACGCTTTACTTTTCTCCCGGGGTGCTATG GGGAAGAGACACAGGGAGTCTGAAGGCTCTAAAGGCTGCAGAAGGCCCAGTAACCGGTCGCCAACCAGTGCGGAGAAGCGCATGAGCTTTGAGTCTGTTTCTTCCCTGCCAGAG GTTGAGACAGATCCTGAGCCTGGGGCCGAGCAGGAGGCCTTTGCGGCCTTGGAAGGTCCCAGCACAGAGGAGATGCCTTCAGACCCAGAATTTCCAGAAGCCCTGGAGACACAGCTTCATGCCCCCAAGGGGCTGCTAGGAGTGGACAACCCAGCTGCTGTGGTGGACTTTGTGGAGCCTGAGGGGTCTGAAGACCTTAAGCCCCTGAGtagtgaggaggaagaagaagaggaaatggaagcCGCCCAGGAGCCTGAGAGCCTCCTGCCACCCTCTGTGCTGGACCAGGCCAGTGTCATTGCTGAGAGATTCGCCAGTAGCTTCTCTCGGCGGAGCAGCCTGGCAATAGAGGATGGCAAATCCAGTGGTTTAGGGACACCACGGCTTATCAGCCGGAGCAGCAGTGTGCTTAGCCTGGAGGGCAGTGATAAGGGCCTAGCCCGATGGAGCAGCATCGGGGACTCCCtcagcaacccacccaccccaGAAGTGATCATTGGTGCAGACATGGTCACAGACAATGGCCCTTCTGTCAATGGGACAGAATCTCCAAGTGCAGGCTCAGGCTGCCCCACGGAACAGGACAGATCTTCCTGTAAGAAAAAAGAATCAGCGTTGTCTACCCGAGACCGTCAGCTGCTGGACAAAATTAAGAACTACTATGAAAATGCAGAGCACCATGATGCTGGCTTCAGCATCCGTCGGCGGGAGAGCCTCTCCTATATCCCTAAAGGATTGGTGCGCAGCTCTGTGTCCAGATTCAACAGCCTTCCCAAGCCAGATTCAGAGCCAGCAGCTCCAGTTGGGTACAAGAGGCCGGGGAGTTCTCGTCCAGCCTCATGGACCTTGTTTGACCTTCCAGGTCCCAGGACAGACAAAGGGGACCCAGCTCCTATCACAGATGCTGAGTTCTGTCCATCTTCAGAAATTGCAAAGATATGGGAAAGAATGGAGTCTTCAGAGAGAAGTCCACGGACAGGGTCTGGCCAGAGCCAGGCCAATGGCTTTGAGCTACAAGAGCCACTGTTCATCTTGGAGGAGCATGAACTGGGGGCCATCACTGAGGAGTCTGCTGTCGCCTCTCCAGAAAGTGCCTCCCCCACCGAGCAACCCAGCCCAGCCCACCTGGCCCGGGAGCTCAAAGAGCTGGTGAAAGAGCTGAGCAGCAGTGTCCAGGGGGAGCTGGTTACCCCACTGCACCCCCGGATTGTGCAGCTCTCCCATGTGATGGACAGCCATGTGAGTGAGCGGGTCAAAAACAAGGTCTACCAGTTGGCCCGCCAGTACAGCCTCCGAATTAAGAACATCAAGGCAGCTAGGCCACCTCTACAGTGGGAAAAAGTCACTCCTGACCAAGAGGAGCAGGTCCCTTCCATTTCTGGCCTGCCTGAGGAAGCTGGAGAGCTGTCAGGGGGCAAAG CCAGGAGGAAGCCTGTGCTATCCCTCCTCAGCTATGAGCAGCTGGTGGCTCAGGAGCATGGCACGTCCAAGTCTTCCGCTGCCGTGGAAACCTCTCCACGCCGTTTCTCCTTCAGCCCTTCTGCTGTTAGCCCAAGAACCACCTCACCTGGGGCTCGGTCCTCTGCTCGGAGCCCCCTCAGCCCCTTTGACACCGAGACCTTCAATTGGCCTGATGTCCGGGAGCTCTGCTCCAAATATACTTCCCACGACAAGACTGCTCAGGTCGAGAGCAGCTGGCCCCGTAGCCTGCTGGTCAACAGGAGTCGCTCCCTGCCCGAGAACATCGTAGAACCTCCCATGTCTGGCAAGGCGGACCGCTGCTGTGGCCTGAACACCCACAGGCGCCTGGGAGATGGGGAAGCCTCCcagcctccacttcctgagtctCCTCCCCAAAGCCAGCTGAATGGAGGCGACGCCCTGTATGTCACCGCAGACCTTACCCTGGAGAACAACCAGCGAGTGATCATTATGGAGAAGGGGCCCCATCCTAGCTCCACCGTGGGGCTGGAGGAAGACAGTGGGAAGGAATCAAGTTCCCCAGTGGCTTTGAAGGGACAGGGCCAAGGTTTCCAGGCGTCTGCAGAGTACCAGCCCAAAGAACACGGTCCCAGGGACTCAgcagacacaaacaaacagggtAGAGTGAGAAACCTGAGGGAGAAGTTCCAGGCCTTGAACTCTGTGGGTTGA
- the Plekhg3 gene encoding pleckstrin homology domain-containing family G member 3 isoform X7, whose translation MGALLRKANLPEVTAPGSDARMPVSTALHQDGSQERPRSLVSTTSSSGSSRDSHSAMEEPTGSEASAQNGTGSPWDRHVPNSNNNSSGWLNMKGPLSPFNGRAGTSPAYHKLSYLGRVVREIVETERMYVQDLRSIVEDYLLKIIDTPGLLKPEQVSALFGNIESIYALNSQLLRDLDSCNSDPVAVASCFVERSQEFDIYTQYCNNYPNSVAALTECMQDKQQAKFFRDRQELLQHSLPLGSYLLKPVQRVLKYHLLLQEIAKHFDEEEDGFEVVEDAIDTMTCVAWYINDMKRRHEHAVRLQEIQSLLINWKGPDLTTYGELVLEATFRVHRVRNDRTFFLFDKILLITKKRGDHFVYKGHIPCSSLMLIESTRDSLCFTVTHYKHSKQQYSIQAKTVEEKRSWTHHIKRLILENHHATIPQKAKEAILEMDSYYPSRYRCSPERMKKAWSSQDEVSSHVRQGRRQSEPTRHLLRQLSEKAARAVGMKHAGSAGALLDFGQPAHAQKQQPEAERAAREELEEEEELVEEEEQRQQSFSGSLEGLAGHDGSEKVPGPELPGSEEEEEEEESLAVAEQGKRHRESEGSKGCRRPSNRSPTSAEKRMSFESVSSLPEVETDPEPGAEQEAFAALEGPSTEEMPSDPEFPEALETQLHAPKGLLGVDNPAAVVDFVEPEGSEDLKPLSSEEEEEEEMEAAQEPESLLPPSVLDQASVIAERFASSFSRRSSLAIEDGKSSGLGTPRLISRSSSVLSLEGSDKGLARWSSIGDSLSNPPTPEVIIGADMVTDNGPSVNGTESPSAGSGCPTEQDRSSCKKKESALSTRDRQLLDKIKNYYENAEHHDAGFSIRRRESLSYIPKGLVRSSVSRFNSLPKPDSEPAAPVGYKRPGSSRPASWTLFDLPGPRTDKGDPAPITDAEFCPSSEIAKIWERMESSERSPRTGSGQSQANGFELQEPLFILEEHELGAITEESAVASPESASPTEQPSPAHLARELKELVKELSSSVQGELVTPLHPRIVQLSHVMDSHVSERVKNKVYQLARQYSLRIKNIKAARPPLQWEKVTPDQEEQVPSISGLPEEAGELSGGKARRKPVLSLLSYEQLVAQEHGTSKSSAAVETSPRRFSFSPSAVSPRTTSPGARSSARSPLSPFDTETFNWPDVRELCSKYTSHDKTAQVESSWPRSLLVNRSRSLPENIVEPPMSGKADRCCGLNTHRRLGDGEASQPPLPESPPQSQLNGGDALYVTADLTLENNQRVIIMEKGPHPSSTVGLEEDSGKESSSPVALKGQGQGFQASAEYQPKEHGPRDSADTNKQGRVRNLREKFQALNSVG comes from the exons ATGGGAGCCCTTTTGAGGAAAGCG AATCTCCCCGAGGTGACAGCCCCAGGCAGCGATGCCAGGATGCCCGTCTCCACTGCCCTCCACCAAGATGGCAGCCAGGAGCGGCCACGAAGCCTAGTGTCCACCACTTCTTCATCTGGCTCCTCCCGTGACAGTCACAGTGCCATGGAGGAGCCCACTGGCTCGGAGGCTTCAGCCCAGAATGGGACAGGCTCCCCTTGGGACCGGCATGTtcccaacagcaacaacaactccAGTGGCTGGCTGAACATGAAGGGACCTCTCTCCCCATTCAACGGCCGTGCAGGGACAAGTCCTGCCTACCACAAGCTCAGCTATCTGGGCCGGGTGGTGAgagagatcgtggaaacagaGCGCATGTATGTGCAGGACCTACGGAGCATTGTGGAG GACTACCTCTTGAAGATCATTGACACTCCAGGACTCCTGAAGCCAGAGCAAGTCAGCGCCCTCTTTGGGAACATAGAGAGCATATATGCACTGAACAG CCAGCTTCTCAGAGACCTGGACAGCTGCAATAGTGACCCTGTGGCAGTGGCCAGCTGCTTCGTGGAAAGG AGCCAAGAGTTTGATATATACACTCAGTATTGCAACAACTACCCCAA CTCAGTGGCAGCCCTCACAGAGTGCATGCAAGACAAGCAACAAGCTAAGTTCTTCAGAGATcggcaggagctgctgcagcaCTCCCTGCCTCTGGGCTCCTACCTGCTGAAGCCGGTCCAGCGCGTCCTGAAGTACCACCTGCTGCTCCAG GAAATTGCCAAACATTTTGATGAGGAAGAGGATGGCTTCGAGGTGGTGGAGGATGCCATCGACACCATGACGTGCGTGGCCTGGTACATCAACGACATGAAGAGGAGGCATGAGCACGCAGTTCGGCTACAG GAGATCCAGTCACTGCTCATTAACTGGAAGGGACCGGACCTGACCACTTACGGGGAGCTGGTCCTGGAAGCCACCTTTCGTGTGCACCGCGTGCGCAATGACAGAACTTTCTTCCTCTTTGACAAGATACTGCTCATTACCAAGAAGCGAGGCGACCACTTTGTCTACAAGGGCCACATTCCG TGCTCCTCACTGATGCTGATCGAAAGCACCAGAGACTCTCTCTGCTTCACTGTCACCCACTATAAGCACAGCAAACAACAATACAGTATCCAG GCCAAGACCGTGGAGGAGAAACGGAGCTGGACTCACCACATCAAGAGGCTCATCTTGGAGAACCACCATGCCACCATACCCCAGAAG GCCAAGGAAGCCATCTTGGAAATGGACTCCTATT ATCCCAGTCGGTATCGCTGCAGCCCAGAGCGGATGAAAAAGGCCTGGTCCTCCCAGGATGAGGTGTCTAGCCACGTGCGCCAAGGACGTCGGCAGTCTG AGCCCACCAGACACCTGCTCAGGCAACTGAGTGAGAAAG CAGCCAGAGCAGTGGGAATGAAG CATGCAGGCAGTGCTGGAGCCCTCTTGGACTTTGGGCAGCCAGCCCATGCACAGAAGCAGCAGCCAGAGGCTGAGAGGGCCGCCAGGGAAGAgcttgaggaagaggaggagctggtggaggaggaagaacagcgGCAGCAGAGCTTCTCGGGCTCCCTGGAGGGCCTTGCAGGGCATGATGGCAGCGAGAAGGTGCCTGGGCCAGAGCTCCCGGgctcggaggaggaggaggaggaagaagagagtctAGCAGTGGCGGAGCAG GGGAAGAGACACAGGGAGTCTGAAGGCTCTAAAGGCTGCAGAAGGCCCAGTAACCGGTCGCCAACCAGTGCGGAGAAGCGCATGAGCTTTGAGTCTGTTTCTTCCCTGCCAGAG GTTGAGACAGATCCTGAGCCTGGGGCCGAGCAGGAGGCCTTTGCGGCCTTGGAAGGTCCCAGCACAGAGGAGATGCCTTCAGACCCAGAATTTCCAGAAGCCCTGGAGACACAGCTTCATGCCCCCAAGGGGCTGCTAGGAGTGGACAACCCAGCTGCTGTGGTGGACTTTGTGGAGCCTGAGGGGTCTGAAGACCTTAAGCCCCTGAGtagtgaggaggaagaagaagaggaaatggaagcCGCCCAGGAGCCTGAGAGCCTCCTGCCACCCTCTGTGCTGGACCAGGCCAGTGTCATTGCTGAGAGATTCGCCAGTAGCTTCTCTCGGCGGAGCAGCCTGGCAATAGAGGATGGCAAATCCAGTGGTTTAGGGACACCACGGCTTATCAGCCGGAGCAGCAGTGTGCTTAGCCTGGAGGGCAGTGATAAGGGCCTAGCCCGATGGAGCAGCATCGGGGACTCCCtcagcaacccacccaccccaGAAGTGATCATTGGTGCAGACATGGTCACAGACAATGGCCCTTCTGTCAATGGGACAGAATCTCCAAGTGCAGGCTCAGGCTGCCCCACGGAACAGGACAGATCTTCCTGTAAGAAAAAAGAATCAGCGTTGTCTACCCGAGACCGTCAGCTGCTGGACAAAATTAAGAACTACTATGAAAATGCAGAGCACCATGATGCTGGCTTCAGCATCCGTCGGCGGGAGAGCCTCTCCTATATCCCTAAAGGATTGGTGCGCAGCTCTGTGTCCAGATTCAACAGCCTTCCCAAGCCAGATTCAGAGCCAGCAGCTCCAGTTGGGTACAAGAGGCCGGGGAGTTCTCGTCCAGCCTCATGGACCTTGTTTGACCTTCCAGGTCCCAGGACAGACAAAGGGGACCCAGCTCCTATCACAGATGCTGAGTTCTGTCCATCTTCAGAAATTGCAAAGATATGGGAAAGAATGGAGTCTTCAGAGAGAAGTCCACGGACAGGGTCTGGCCAGAGCCAGGCCAATGGCTTTGAGCTACAAGAGCCACTGTTCATCTTGGAGGAGCATGAACTGGGGGCCATCACTGAGGAGTCTGCTGTCGCCTCTCCAGAAAGTGCCTCCCCCACCGAGCAACCCAGCCCAGCCCACCTGGCCCGGGAGCTCAAAGAGCTGGTGAAAGAGCTGAGCAGCAGTGTCCAGGGGGAGCTGGTTACCCCACTGCACCCCCGGATTGTGCAGCTCTCCCATGTGATGGACAGCCATGTGAGTGAGCGGGTCAAAAACAAGGTCTACCAGTTGGCCCGCCAGTACAGCCTCCGAATTAAGAACATCAAGGCAGCTAGGCCACCTCTACAGTGGGAAAAAGTCACTCCTGACCAAGAGGAGCAGGTCCCTTCCATTTCTGGCCTGCCTGAGGAAGCTGGAGAGCTGTCAGGGGGCAAAG CCAGGAGGAAGCCTGTGCTATCCCTCCTCAGCTATGAGCAGCTGGTGGCTCAGGAGCATGGCACGTCCAAGTCTTCCGCTGCCGTGGAAACCTCTCCACGCCGTTTCTCCTTCAGCCCTTCTGCTGTTAGCCCAAGAACCACCTCACCTGGGGCTCGGTCCTCTGCTCGGAGCCCCCTCAGCCCCTTTGACACCGAGACCTTCAATTGGCCTGATGTCCGGGAGCTCTGCTCCAAATATACTTCCCACGACAAGACTGCTCAGGTCGAGAGCAGCTGGCCCCGTAGCCTGCTGGTCAACAGGAGTCGCTCCCTGCCCGAGAACATCGTAGAACCTCCCATGTCTGGCAAGGCGGACCGCTGCTGTGGCCTGAACACCCACAGGCGCCTGGGAGATGGGGAAGCCTCCcagcctccacttcctgagtctCCTCCCCAAAGCCAGCTGAATGGAGGCGACGCCCTGTATGTCACCGCAGACCTTACCCTGGAGAACAACCAGCGAGTGATCATTATGGAGAAGGGGCCCCATCCTAGCTCCACCGTGGGGCTGGAGGAAGACAGTGGGAAGGAATCAAGTTCCCCAGTGGCTTTGAAGGGACAGGGCCAAGGTTTCCAGGCGTCTGCAGAGTACCAGCCCAAAGAACACGGTCCCAGGGACTCAgcagacacaaacaaacagggtAGAGTGAGAAACCTGAGGGAGAAGTTCCAGGCCTTGAACTCTGTGGGTTGA